Genomic segment of Arthrobacter antioxidans:
AGCGTCCGCAGCGGATAGCCACGGTCGGCGTCATCTATCCGCTGCGCCGAAGGCAGCAACTGCCAGAAGTCGATGGTGCTCACGAGCCGGCCTCCTTGTACTCCGTGGTTGTGGTGAGACCGGCCAGACGAGGGTCCTCCAGGACCATGAGCTGGTGGCTGGCGGGAACGACGGCGGTGCTCAGTGGCGGGGTCGTTCCCTCCTCGCCGGCCGAGGGCACAGCCCGGAAGGTGTGGATGCGCACGGCCAGCACTCCGGCGACCGAGTGGAAGACGGGATACAGGTCGCTTCGGTTCACACGCCCACCCAGGTCGAGTCGGTCGAAGGAGAAGTGGTCGGCCACAGCGTCGCGCACGGCAGCGAGGACGTCGTCGGGCCTGAAGGTGGGGGCGTCCACCAGGACCGTGGCGGCCAGTTGCAGGGGCAGTTCGGCGTAGCTGTCAAGCTGGAGCACGCGGTTGGTGTCCCGGCGAGCGTCCAGGTCGGCCAGCAGCGCCGTGTGGGTGTCGGCGCCGGCCGGAAGAGTGGCACCGCCGTCACCGGCCACGGTGAGCCGGACCAGCTGGGTCTCACCGTCCCACTCGACTACCGCGCGGGCTTTGGCTATGCCGGCGTATTCGCGCGCGGCGTCCTCGAAGTCACGCAGTGAGACGATCCTTCCAAAGGTCCGCACCGTGTTCGGGGCGTTGCGACGTAGCGCTTCCGCGGGTTCGGGCTCCGCCCCTCCGGCAGCCGGCAGCAGGTTGAGCACGCTCTTCAGGCCCAGCGGACGGTCCAGGAGGGTGGTTATGGTTCCGGCCGAGACGTTGCCGGCCGCGCCGAGTCCGTGGCGGTAGTCGGCGGTCACGTTGCCGCGCCCGGTGGGGAGCCGTCGGCCCGTGACGCCGTCACCGAACCGCACCGTCGTGCTGCCGTCCCCGGCGGTGACCGTGGTGTAGACGGGTTCCTGCGGCCCGTGACCGTAGAAGCTGCGCGACTCCGTCCAGAGGACTCCGTCCACCCGGACCTGGAGTGTGCTGGTCGCGCCGTTCGGGGCTCCGGCCTGCACCCGGTAGGTCAGTGGGGACTTCTTCAGCGTGAAGGCCTGGAACGGCTGCGAGGCGTCGCCGCTGCCCAGGACCTCCGCCGCGGCCTCCCCGTGTGCCGCGGCCGCCACGTTGGCGTAGACGGTCAGTCCGATCCGGTCGTAGCTGTGGGCCAGGGGTTTGGAGAAGAACAGCCGGGTGTCCGCGCCAGCGGCTTCGACCCGGGCGAGTTCAGCCAGTTCGGCAGGTGCAGCGGGTCCGCTGATCAGGAGGGGACGGCCGCGCTCCAGCGCCGTGTGGCTGCCCTGGACATCGAGCCAGTCCTTCGGAAATGATGCGGCGACCTCTTCCTGTCCCAGCCGGAGTGGCTCCGGCGTCAGATGTACCGCCGTCCGGCGCGGGTCCTGTTTGAAATCGGCTACCCCTTCCCCGGAGTGCAGCGTGAGCCGGGTGACCTTGCCGGTCAGCAGGAAATCGTTGCGGGCCTGCGTCGCGACGCCGTCCACCCGGTAGAGCCGGGCAGTCCCGGGCCGCTCGAGCACCAGCCAGGAATTGGGCAGCACCGGGTACACGGCGTCGAGGTCGATGTCCCGGCCATCAGGAGGGCTCTTCCCGAAATCCCAGTCGGCGGGCAGAGGCGGCAGCGGCTTCTCGGTCGCGGACACGATGTCCGTCGTGGTGACGATGGTCCGGCCGCTTTCACCCTCAAGGCTTTCCTTGGTGGTGGTCATGATCTTGAAATCGTGGCCGGCGAGCTGGCGCCGGGTGACTTCCGGTAGTGCGGCCAGCATGGGGGCGTTGAACCCGAAGAGGGAGGCCGTGGCGCGCATGGCGTACGCGGCAGGGCCCGTCTGTTGCCTGTGCGGGTCCGGCTGGGCAGCGGCCAGGGATTTGTCCAGGGCCACGGTGGTGTTCTCTGGTCCCGGTCGGACGGACTGGACCCGGCGGAGATCCCAGCGCGGTGTTCCCGGATCCTCGTCGTGCTCGAAGCCCACCAGCAGCAGGGGGCAGCCGGTGGAGAGGGAACGGACCTGGCCGTCCAGCTGCACGGCCGCGGTCTGCTGATTCCAGTCCTGCGGGCGGTGCGTGACGGGCCGCAGGCGATTCCATTCATACCGGGCCAGCCGCGGCTGCAGGGTCTCGAACTTCTGCGGTTTCTCCCCCTGGGCGGGGACGCTCTGCGCCCGCAGGGATCCGGAGATGAGGGTCTGCTGGGCGGCCGGCGTGGGAGGGTGCAGGGTGAAGGCCAGCTGGGCCGACGCGGCGATCCCCGGGACCGGCCGGTAGTCCAGCATGGCGGCCAGCCGGCGCAGGCTTTCCGGTTGCCGGGCCGTGCCCAGGTAGGCCTCGTTGGCACTGCGCTCCTGGTAGAAGGTGAGGATGTCCGCGACATAGGACCACAGGTCGATCAGCGCTATCCCGAAATCGTCGTCCCGGCGGGCAGTGAGGTCCCGCAGGGGAACCCGGCCCTCCACCATCTCGAACGCCAAACGGGCGAGCATTGCGCCGCGGAACTGGGGGTAGGCGCGGAGCCGGTAGCGGATGGCCGGCAGGCCGGGCCTGTTGCTGATCCGTGGCGTCCCTGGTTCCACCGACATCGCGTCAGCCCCCAGCTCTGACGGTCAGCAGCCCGTTCTCCGGGAAGCTGGGATCATTGTCCAGCCTGAGAACCTCAAGCGGATCAGCGGCGATGAATCCTCGCGCCAGATTCAGGGCAGTCGCTCCAGGATCGGAATCGTAGCGCCGGGCGAATCCCACGGCGGTGGCTGAACCGACGCCGGACACGCGCTCGGCGGCGGCCAGCAGCGCACTCAGATACAGCGGCTGTCCGAAGCCGAACCTATCCGGGTGGAAGAATGCCATCAGGGTCCGAAGCACGGCCTGCTCCACGTCACGGCCCAGATGGCCGGCCTCCGCACACAGCTGAAGCTCCACCATCAGGGGCACGTAGACGGGGCCCTTGATGCTCAGGTCATACCCGGCCAGCGTGACGCTGTTGACCCAGTCAGCCACGTCCCCGGCCAGCGCCGGGGAGAGTTCCGCCGCGTTGAGCGGGTCCACGTAGACGAACACTGTGTGCCAGCTGCCGGTCCAGCGGAGACGGGCCGCGGCGTCCCGGACCTGAGGGTGCTCCTTCGCTGCACGCGCGTAGTCTGCAGCGGTGACCGCGCGGTAGGTTCGGGCGTGGAAGGCCGCCGGAGCCACGGCTTTGACCGCCGCGATCGGCTCCGGGTCGACACCTCCCCAGGCCGGCAGCGGGTTGCGCACCCTGCTGATGGCCGCATGGGCGGGATTGTCCGGATCCTTGAGGAAATGCACGAGCGAGTCGGCGCCGACGTTGCCGCCGGGTCCCGTGCCGACCCGGTAGGACACGCGCAATTCTGACCCGGCGCCCGGCGCCATACCGAACTGGTTGTCGCCGAAGCGGGGCACTGCCGCGCCATCGTTGTCCGTCTCGACGACGAAGTGTGGATCGAAGCGGCCACTGCCCAGCAGGTCTCCGGTCGCCGCGGACCACTGGTAGGCGCCGCCGGACTGCGTGGTCTCGCTCAGCTGCAGGACGGCGGGCAGCGCACCCCGGGCCTGGACCGAGCGCAGCTCGTCGACGGAAAGCGCGGGCAGATCTGCTGACGGCAGGAAGCCCAGCGGAGACTGCTGCAGTCGGAAGCGGTAGCCACGGGTCCCAACGGGCTGTTCGAGCAGCGGGTTCTGGGGTCCGCCGCCGTGCACTGTGTGCTCTTCGTCGACCGTGCGGCCGTGGAAGGCCGGCAGTAGGTTGCCCCGGGCGACGCTCACCCCGTCCAGCTGGGCTCCGTCGCGGGTTTGCCCTGCGATGCAGAGATCGAAGACCAGCGCATCCTGCTGCCCCCATTCCACCCGCGTGTATGACCCGCCGGTGAGCGGGTCCGATTGCGGCTCCCGTACCCGGGTCAGTCGGACCGCCTGACGGTGCGCCGGATCCCGGTCCGCTGCCTGGCCGCTGTCCGGGCTGAGTACTTCCTCGAACAGGAGTAGGTCGCCGGCGGCCAAGTGGGGCAGGGCGCCGGCCAGATCGGCGCCCGTACCCCCCGACGGCAGGGTGGCCTTGAGGTTGCCCCAGGTGTAGAGCGGTATCTCGTTGTGGTCCGGATAAAGCCGCACCGGTCCCGCGGGCAGTAGCCGGAAGGCGCCGTGGCCGGGGGAGAGCACCTCGAACACGGCGTCCGCGCTGTCCAGTGCCTGTGCCGCCAACTCGCCCGGAACGGCCGGCGGCGGATTATCAAGCAGGCGTGGGGACGTCACAGCCCGCAGCAGCACATCCCCGGTCAGCTCGACGTCGGCCTCTGCCCAGCAGTGCAGCAGGGTCATGGCGCTCAGACCATCATGCAGGGCGTAGTCGATCAGCCGGGTGTGGCGGCGGACCGACAGCCGCTGGCGGGCGGTCTCCAGATAGGCCTCGTTGGCCACAGCGTCCTGGTAGTAGCTCAGCCGGTCGCCCACGTAGGCGAAGAGCTCCAGCAGGCTCATGCCGAAATCTGCTTCCCGGCGTTCTGTCCACGCCGGGATGATGGTGGGCAGGTAGTCGGTCAACGCCTGGCGGAAGCTCTCGTAGTCCTTGGCCAGGTAGTCGATATGCGGTGCGGAGGTGACACCGGCGCCGTCGTCGTCCGTCTCCAACCGGCAGTCGTAACGGCTGGGGCAGCCGGCTTTGAAGCTGAACGCCGTTCGTCCGAAGAACGGATCCATGCTCGGATGTACGACCCTGAGCACATAGTCCGAAAAGTCGCCCCGTCGATCAACGGTGATCACCACATGGTCGGATGCGCGGTGGACCTCCCGGATTTCGATACCGCGGGTCTTCACGCCGCCGCTGAGTTGCAGCATGCTGCGGTGTGCCGGGTCGGCCAGGGTGGTCAGCAGTGTATCGACCTTGGCCATCAGTGCTGGGTCGTCCGGTGGGTCCGCGGGCAGGAAATAGACACGCAATTGGCGCTGATTGACAGCATCCGGCTCGGTATCCACTTCCAGGTAGTCCAAGCCGTTGAGGACCGGATCCCGCCGGATGCGTGTCCGTCGTTCGGCGTCGCCGTAGCTGATTCCTTCGAACTCTGTGCCCACGCCTGCCTCCTAGCCTGCCTGGAACGTGTCGGTGACACGCTGGCCTGTGTCCAGCCGGATGTATTCGATGGTGACGACCAGCCGCTCCTCCGCGGCCTGCACTTCCACCCGCTCCACCGTGATGGCAGTGGCCAGCCAGCGCTGCAGGGCACTCATCACCTGGAGTCGCGTCTCGCCGGCCAGCACCGTGGTGTTCGGCTGGAACAGCAGCGCCGCCAGGCCGCAGCCGAAGTCCGGCCTGTTCACCCGTTCGCCGGGACGGGTGAACAGAACCGCATGGATCATGTCCTGCAGGTGATCGGACTTGTCGGTGGTGGCGGTGCGCCCGCGCCGGTCCACCGTGAACGGATAATCAAGGCGTGAGTCCACTGCCTACACCCCGCTGACCTTCGTCTGTACTCCACTGACGACGACGGTGCCCTGCACGATCTGCTCGGCGCTCTGGCACAGCCCGATGCTGCTCGCCAGCAGGACCGCCTGCCCACCCACCGTGATGCTCACCGCGGGTGCCTGCCACAGGATCTTGACGCAAGGCTGCGGCTTCGGACCTACCGTGAACGGGCAGCCGACGACCGTGAAAGGGTCGTTCTGCAGCAGCGCGAACGCCCCGCCCACCCGGACGTGGGCATTGGTCGGCACGGCTATGACCATGCCACCATGTGGGCACTGGATGGTGCAGCCGAGCTGGAGGATGGCCGGCACCTACATCACCTCCAGGGAGGTTCCGTTGATCGTCACGGAGGCGCTGCCCAGCTCGATCTTCCTGCCGTTGTTGTTCAGTGTGATGCTGCTGGCCTCCAGGATCACACGGGGTCCGTTGTTGTCCATCGTGATGCTGGACGCGTCAATGTGCAGGGCCGCGCCACCCTCGTGGGCCAGCCGGATGCCGTCGCTGTCCATGCGCAGCACACTGCCGTCGGCGTGCCGGAGTTCGATCTTCTCCCCGCCCGGGGTGTCGTCCAGGATGAGGGTGTGGGCTGCGGTCTTGATGATCTTGATTTCCGGGGTGGCCTCCTCCGGCATCTGACCCTCACCCCACCAGCAGCCTGTCCAGACGGGGGCGGATGTCTCACCGGACTCGAATTCGATCCACACGCCTGCCCCGACGGGCGGGATCAGGTGGAAGCCCACGCCCTCGCCGGCGTAGGGCACGCATGGCAGTGCCCAGCCGGTTTCGAGGCCGTGCAGGACGGACGGCACGTTGGCCCGGATCCGGCCCAACCCGGCGGGGTCGTCGACGTTGGTGACCAGACCGCGGAACTTGCCCCAGTAGGCGTGTGCTTCCATCTCAGCCTCCCGCCATCCCCGTGAAGTCTTCGCCGGCGAGCCCGGTGGCGTTACGCACCAGCGTGAAGGATTGCGTGTAGTCGGTGCCGGCGAAGGCGTGGAAGACCCGCTCCACCAGGAACGTCCCGCTGAGCGAGCCTCCGGCGCCGCGGACCAGCAACGGCTTCCTGGCGCGGATGACGCCACCGTAGGTCGCGGACCTGACCTCACCTTCGGCGCGGATGGCCAACGCGGACCGGTCTGTTACCGCCTGGGCGTAGGACTGCAGCTCGGGGACCGCCGCGAGCGCGGTGCCACGGACCAGGTGCGTGCGGGGCCGGTTCGTGGTGAGCACGGATTCGCCACCGAGCAGGGGAGCGGCTACGGCGATAGCGGAGGCTTCCTGGACCTCCAGCGAGCCGTGATCCACATTGTGGGCCGCGGCGGACACCGGGCGCAGCATGTCATGCGACACGGATAGCTTCTCCGTGTTGCTTTGGGCGCCCAGGCCCACGGAAATGATGCCCTGCGGTTCGGCGTCGAGTTCCGCCGGATGGAAATGGCCCGTGGGCACCCCTGACTGGTTCAGGTCCACGTAGCATTCGTAGCCGTTTCTGCGGGCGAGGCGGCGCAGCAGCTGCATGTCCGTCTCCGACTGCAGCAGCGTCTGGTCCGTGTCCGCGCGGGTGGGCTGCGTGGATTCCACAATGGACGCCAGCCCGTAATCGGCGAAAACGGCGTCCGCGACATCACCGTCGGACATGTCCGGCCAGGCCCGTGTCCGGGCCTGAAGATGCAGCAGCACGGACGTGTCGAAGGCCACCACGGTGTAGGTGGTCTTGTCCGGGTCGCTGGAGAACCCGGCGATCGCCTCCACCACGTACCCCTCGAAGAGCGGCTGGCTCCCGCTGCCCACGGTGACGTCGAGCCGGATCCGGGCCAGCCGCCCGAAAAGACCATCATCGATGATTTCCCAGCCACGGGCGCCGGCCTTCTGTGCGGCGCTGAAGTGTAGCCGCAGCACGTCGGCTAGCCGGAGGTGCTCCTCGCATTCGACGCGTTCGAGTTGTCCCAGGACGACGGCAGGCAGGGGCGAGCCGTCAACGGTGAGCGAGTAGCCGGTCCGGGTGCTCACGGGGACTCCGGGATGTTGATCTTGCGGCCCACGTCCTGCTCCAGCCGCGACGGGTCCATGACGGCGTTGGCATCGCAGATCCGCCAGAACCGGTCCGGGAGTCGGTAGTAGAAGTAGGCGATAAGGTCCAAGCGCTCGCCGCCGCTGATGATGTGGCCCGTGGTGGCAGGTGCATCCTCGATGAACCGGGTGGTCTTGTAGTGCAGTTCGTGTCCGTCCGGCCCGGGCATCGACGCTTCGGGGGTCCGGGCATACCTGCTTCCTTTGAAGAACATCTCCGATTACCCCGTTTCCGCGTTCAGGTGCTGGGTTCTCGTGGGCGCGCCCGCGGAGAAATAGCCGCGCGCCAGCCGTTCCTTCTCTTTCTGGTAGGAGAGGAACGCGTCGATTCCAGTGCTTCCCGGACCCAGGTCCAGATAAGTCAGCACCTGCAGGCCCAGATCCACCTTTGCGCGGATGGGGTTGAGCCGGGCATCGAATTCCTGCTCCGTGATGCTGAAGCTGGTCAGCATCACCGGCACTACCCGCGAATCACCCCAGTTCAACAGCACGAGCGGCAAGTTGCCGGCCTCCACTGTGATCTGCCCCTGCTCCGCCTGGTCCTTGGTCCGCTCGTACTCGGCGCTGGCCGGATACATCAGCATCTCCAGTGCCGCGAGCGGCATGTGCAGACCGCTCTCAACCACGGTGCGGTCCGGCCGGGTCTCGCCGAGTGCATCCGTGGCATCGAGCTCGATCCCCAGGGTCAGCGTTTCCGTGGGCGGTCCAGCGACCAGACGGGCATCCTGAGGCGCCGCGCCCTGCTCCGGTTTCTGCGGACGGCGGTGCGCCAGGGAGCGGCGGATCTCTCCGGGGTTGTACTGGAACGCGATGGTCTGCGCCGGGGTGCCCGGCGCATCGTCCGGATGGATTCTCAGATAGCCGCGCACCAGCCGCGGCGAGCCGGGGAACGTGCTCATGGCTTGCCTCCTCGCGTCAAGAACTGTGCGGCCAACGCAGCGTACCTGTCCGGTGTAGCATCCCCGGTGCCGGCCAGGGCCCGCATCAGTCCGGTGGCTTCGTCCGGGCGGCGAGCGGCCGCGAGTGCTGCGGCGTAGTAGTAACGCGCCCGAGATCCGGCGACGTCGCCGTCCTTAGCCGGAGCCAGGAGCTCCAGTGCCGCGGCCGCTCGGTTCGACGCCAGCAGCAGCACGCCCAGGTTCTCCCGGGCGTCCGCGAAACCGGGATCCCGTTCCAGCACCTTCCGCAGCAGTTCCTCAGCGCCCGCGGCGTCACCGCGGGCCACGCAGAGCATGGCCATCTGGTAGTTCGCCTCGCGGTCCTCGGGCTCCAGCTCCATGGCGTGCCGGAGCAGGTCCCCGGCGGTGCCGTAGTCCTGGCGGGCCATGGCCACGGCGGACCACTGCTGCCAGGGGCGCGGGTCTGCCGGGTCCAGGGCGGCAGCCTGCTGGAACAGTTCGACGGCTTCGGCCACCCGGCCCTGCACTGCGATCACGCTGCCGAGCCGGGTGAGCAGCTGTGGCTGCTCCGGCAGCAGCCAGGCGGCTCGGCGGTACGCCTGCTCCGCACGGGCCGGGTCCTGCTGGAGCAGCCTGCACTGAGCGAGGGCTTCCCACGCCAACAGGTTCTGCGCATCCAGCGAGACGGCCGTCTCCAGCTCGTCAGCGGCCTCCGCGGTCTCCCCGGCGAGGGCGAGGGCCCCACCGAGGTTGGCGTGGACCGTGCTTCGCTGGGGGTCGATCTCCAGCGCCCGGCGGTAGCGTGCGATGCCGCCGGGCAGGTCCCCTGTCTGCACGGACAGGAAAGCGGAGTTGTTCAGGGCGGTCGCGTCCCGCGGGTCGAGTTCCAGCGCGAGCGCGTAGGCCGCCGACGCACCATCGAAATCTCCCTGTGTCTGCAGCAGGGCTCCGCGGTTGTTGTGATCGCGCGCGCTGAACTGTTCCATTCTCAGATCCCCAACAATTCGCTGAGTGCGGCCATCGCGTCCACCTCGGGCACGGTAAATCGCAGGTCGTCAAGAGAGAGGTCGAAAGGCTCCCGGTCGGCATAGTGCACGGGGAACTCCACACCGAAGCGCAGCGCGGAACCGTACTCGAAGTCGGTCAGCCGCCATCGTTCGCTGTAGAGATCGATTTTGTCGACGACCAGGTCAGCAGTCACCTCCACGAACGCGGTGACGTCGAACTTGAACTTCGGCTCGACGAAGACACTGCCCACCGCAGCCAGCACGACGCCGGTCTGCGGAGTCCAGTCCACGTCGACTGCCGCGCGGGCTTCACCGGCGAGCCCCAGCTGGCCGCCGAGCTCGATGCCTGCCCTGGCGCTGACCACCGGGATGCCGGCCCCGATGCCGCCGCGGATGAACAACCGCAGACCGGCGTCGGCGGGGATGATGAACTCGCCCTGCCCCACCACATGGGTCTGCTCTTCATGGTCCGGGTTGTAGGTTACGCCCAGGCTCAGGCCGGTGATGGTGCCGGGGCCGATTCCGGCGCTTAGATCCAGACCGCCGCCAATGGTGGCGTAAATGCCGACGTTCTGGCCCAGGACGCTCACTCCCACGATGGGAATGTCGAGGTTGACGGAAAAGATGTTCCTGTCGTAGCGCCGCTCAGGGAACACCTCGACGGCACTGGGCAGGGCCACCTCGCCGGAGAGTTCGATTTCCCCGTTCGGCAGCAGCCGGATTCCTACGGTGCCCTGCAACCATGGCGAGAATGTCATAGTCATCGAACCGCCGCCGTAGACGGTGATTTCCTCTCCGGGATCTCCAGCAGGCTGGTCGGTGGCGGGGTCCACGGGACGGTTCGTGGCTGCGACCTGCAGCGCACCGCTGAGCAGCCCGCGGGTGAAGTCCGCGGTCACGGTGGCGTCGAAAGCGCCGTCGTCGTAGGCCACAGCCAGCCGGGAGTTGACGTTGGGGATGGCTGGTTCCGCCGTGCCGGCGGCG
This window contains:
- a CDS encoding GPW/gp25 family protein, translating into MDSRLDYPFTVDRRGRTATTDKSDHLQDMIHAVLFTRPGERVNRPDFGCGLAALLFQPNTTVLAGETRLQVMSALQRWLATAITVERVEVQAAEERLVVTIEYIRLDTGQRVTDTFQAG
- a CDS encoding phage late control D family protein, whose protein sequence is MSTRTGYSLTVDGSPLPAVVLGQLERVECEEHLRLADVLRLHFSAAQKAGARGWEIIDDGLFGRLARIRLDVTVGSGSQPLFEGYVVEAIAGFSSDPDKTTYTVVAFDTSVLLHLQARTRAWPDMSDGDVADAVFADYGLASIVESTQPTRADTDQTLLQSETDMQLLRRLARRNGYECYVDLNQSGVPTGHFHPAELDAEPQGIISVGLGAQSNTEKLSVSHDMLRPVSAAAHNVDHGSLEVQEASAIAVAAPLLGGESVLTTNRPRTHLVRGTALAAVPELQSYAQAVTDRSALAIRAEGEVRSATYGGVIRARKPLLVRGAGGSLSGTFLVERVFHAFAGTDYTQSFTLVRNATGLAGEDFTGMAGG
- a CDS encoding phage baseplate assembly protein V, with the translated sequence MEAHAYWGKFRGLVTNVDDPAGLGRIRANVPSVLHGLETGWALPCVPYAGEGVGFHLIPPVGAGVWIEFESGETSAPVWTGCWWGEGQMPEEATPEIKIIKTAAHTLILDDTPGGEKIELRHADGSVLRMDSDGIRLAHEGGAALHIDASSITMDNNGPRVILEASSITLNNNGRKIELGSASVTINGTSLEVM
- a CDS encoding tetratricopeptide repeat protein, with product MEQFSARDHNNRGALLQTQGDFDGASAAYALALELDPRDATALNNSAFLSVQTGDLPGGIARYRRALEIDPQRSTVHANLGGALALAGETAEAADELETAVSLDAQNLLAWEALAQCRLLQQDPARAEQAYRRAAWLLPEQPQLLTRLGSVIAVQGRVAEAVELFQQAAALDPADPRPWQQWSAVAMARQDYGTAGDLLRHAMELEPEDREANYQMAMLCVARGDAAGAEELLRKVLERDPGFADARENLGVLLLASNRAAAALELLAPAKDGDVAGSRARYYYAAALAAARRPDEATGLMRALAGTGDATPDRYAALAAQFLTRGGKP
- a CDS encoding putative baseplate assembly protein, with amino-acid sequence MSVEPGTPRISNRPGLPAIRYRLRAYPQFRGAMLARLAFEMVEGRVPLRDLTARRDDDFGIALIDLWSYVADILTFYQERSANEAYLGTARQPESLRRLAAMLDYRPVPGIAASAQLAFTLHPPTPAAQQTLISGSLRAQSVPAQGEKPQKFETLQPRLARYEWNRLRPVTHRPQDWNQQTAAVQLDGQVRSLSTGCPLLLVGFEHDEDPGTPRWDLRRVQSVRPGPENTTVALDKSLAAAQPDPHRQQTGPAAYAMRATASLFGFNAPMLAALPEVTRRQLAGHDFKIMTTTKESLEGESGRTIVTTTDIVSATEKPLPPLPADWDFGKSPPDGRDIDLDAVYPVLPNSWLVLERPGTARLYRVDGVATQARNDFLLTGKVTRLTLHSGEGVADFKQDPRRTAVHLTPEPLRLGQEEVAASFPKDWLDVQGSHTALERGRPLLISGPAAPAELAELARVEAAGADTRLFFSKPLAHSYDRIGLTVYANVAAAAHGEAAAEVLGSGDASQPFQAFTLKKSPLTYRVQAGAPNGATSTLQVRVDGVLWTESRSFYGHGPQEPVYTTVTAGDGSTTVRFGDGVTGRRLPTGRGNVTADYRHGLGAAGNVSAGTITTLLDRPLGLKSVLNLLPAAGGAEPEPAEALRRNAPNTVRTFGRIVSLRDFEDAAREYAGIAKARAVVEWDGETQLVRLTVAGDGGATLPAGADTHTALLADLDARRDTNRVLQLDSYAELPLQLAATVLVDAPTFRPDDVLAAVRDAVADHFSFDRLDLGGRVNRSDLYPVFHSVAGVLAVRIHTFRAVPSAGEEGTTPPLSTAVVPASHQLMVLEDPRLAGLTTTTEYKEAGS